One genomic region from Lates calcarifer isolate ASB-BC8 linkage group LG10, TLL_Latcal_v3, whole genome shotgun sequence encodes:
- the malt3 gene encoding mucosa-associated lymphoid tissue lymphoma translocation protein 1, translating into MTGSRPNPCRIMIRELFIVRHPVSLCVPVNYKVTLSVRAEGTGILHYQWFTDDEKEVCGGTQADLTITAKKTQLYVCRVNDHFCNCVFSEWVKVKVLDIDKSGLPVHWQGEPHIAVNPKPQTVRKGAKLTLRCVAFGIPTPHYQWYRNGQPLLDMTSDTLQFDCAAAEHGGSYLCSISNVLEERWTEPVNVDIVQPDQLPPAAPTATDKVALLIGNLNYAHHPGLMAPIMDVHELANLLQQLGFRVVSLLDLTREEMLAAIEKFIQLLDRGVYGLFYYAGHGYERAGRNYLVAIDAPQPYQPENCVCVQRVMLSMQQRRTALSVILLDTCRKWYNQDCIPSEIMPLKPSGNTVYGYATCEDAEAFEVQDGGKSTGIFTKYLNKHILQSEKVTHVLEKVSEDLGRDPLVTGKQAVEIKHTLKEPRSLADPVRTTGHTRELHLRDVCWRQANELPCKKRVKFLCGVEVEVSFSALFSNVLVAFATVKTTDPRTQDCTVTLSSIPTMEDIFSGPGRSEEMDSLLFKNSDNPDCTLRLCTLQRLKESLVIKVDLHYTHTDSKLRKTESYHVDIGKPLVASCKLYKRRNHAATDKKHEGASAQSMGNISSSRPQLHQTLAGPCRPFTRKAECAAKVAVTRSNEPEENDETELRDFAHLH; encoded by the exons ATGACTGGCTCCCGTCCCAATCCCTGTCGAATAATGATCAGAG aaCTCTTCATAGTGCGCcatcctgtctctctgtgtgtaccTGTGAACTACAAAGTGACCCTAAGTGTCCGGGCTGAGGGCACAGGTATCCTCCACTACCAGTGGTTcactgatgatgaaaaagaG GTGTGTGGTGGTACTCAAGCAGACCTAACCatcacagcaaagaaaacacaactctACGTGTGCCGAGTGAATGACCACTTTTGTAACTGTGTCTTTAGTGAATGGGTTAAAGTGAAAGTTTTGGACATTGATAAATCAG GTTTACCAGTACACTGGCAGGGTGAACCGCACATTGCTGTCAACCCCAAACCCCAGACGGTGCGAAAAGGCGCAAAACTCACTCTCCGTTGCGTCGCCTTTGGCATCCCCACTCCACACTATCAGTGGTACAGAAATGGACAGCCCCTTCTGGACATGACTAGCGACACTCTGCAG TTTGACTGTGCAGCAGCCGAACATGGAGGATCGTACCTGTGCTCCATATCTAACGTGCTAGAGGAGAGATGGACTGAACCCGTTAATGTTGACATTG TACAACCTGATCAGCTTCCTCCGGCAGCACCCACAG CTACAGACAAAGTTGCCCTGCTTATCGGCAACTTGAATTACGCCCACCACCCCGGCTTGATGGCCCCCATCATGGATGTACATGAGCTGGCCaacctcctgcagcagctcggCTTCAGGGTGGTTTCCCTGCTGGATCTCACCAGGGAGGAGATGCTAGCTGCCATAGAAAAGTTCATTCAGCTCCTTGACAGAGGAGTTTATG GCCTTTTCTACTATGCGGGTCATGGGTATGAGCGTGCTGGAAGGAATTATTTGGTAGCTATTGATGCTCCACAACCATACCAACCTGAAAACTGTGTCTGCGTGCAGAGGGTCATGCTCAGCATGCAGCAGAGACGGACTGCACTGAGTGTAATCCTATTGGACACCTGTAGAAAATG GTACAATCAGGATTGCATACCTTCGGAAATCATGCCATTGAAACCCAGTGGGAATACTGTCTATGGTTATGCCAC ATGTGAAGATGCTGAGGCTTTCGAGGTCCAGGATGGAGGGAAAAGTACTGGAATCTTCACTAAGTACTTGAACAAGCACATCCTTCAGTCCGAGAAGGTCACACATGTCTTAGAGAAGGTGTCTGAGG ATCTAGGCAGAGACCCTTTGGTTACAGGCAAGCAGGCGGTGGAGATCAAACACACCCTGAAGGAACCCAGATCCCTTGCAGACCCAGTGCGGACCACCGGCCACACGAGGGAACTACACCTGCGAGATGTCTGCTGGAGACAAGCAAATG AGCTGCCATGTAAGAAGCGGGTGAAGTTTCTCTGTGGAGTGGAAGTGGAAGTCAGCTTCTCTGCTTTGTTCTCTAATGTCTTGGTGGCTTTTGCCACTGTAAAGACTACAGACCCCCGAACCCAGGACTGCACCGTCACTCTGAGCAGCATAcct ACAATGGAAGACATATTTTCTGGCCCTGGCAGGTCTGAGGAGATGGACTCACTGCTATTTAAAAACTCTGATAATCCAGACTGCACTCTGAGGCTCTGCACTCTTCAGAGGCTTAAG GAATCGCTGGTCATCAAAGTGGATCTACACTATACTCACACAGACAGTAAGCTGCGCAAGACAGAAAGCTATCATGTGGACATTGGAAAACCTCTGGTGGCGTCCTGTAAATTGTACAAGAGGAGGAATCATGCagcaacagacaaaaaacacgAAGGTGCTTCTGCTCAAAGTATGGGCAACATTTCGAGCAGCAGACCACAGCTGCATCAGACTCTGGCTGGTCCATGTCGTCCTTTCACCAGAAAAGCAGAGTGCGCTGCTAAAGTTGCAGTTACAAGGAGCAACGAACCTGAAGAGAATGATGAGACTGAACTGCGAGACTTTGCTCATCTGCATTAG